The following coding sequences are from one Chloroflexota bacterium window:
- a CDS encoding MFS transporter, protein MHRNIWATSLTSFFMDISTEMVINILPLFLSNVLGIKTNIIGFIEGIAEATSSLLKVFSGWLSDKLRQRKWLAVAGYGISAVVKPFFYVANSWLVVAAVRWADRIGKGIRTAPRDALIADSVREQDRGLAFGLQRAADTGGAMVGILIALLVVWLSQRSQVGLTAATFRAVVLISIIPAFLAVLSLALGAQDVAVTKQQEAPKLAFRSLGKPFMVFMLIVGLFDLGNSSDAFLVLRAQERGLNVLGVLAMLATFNLIYTLISAPAGSLSDRIGRRSLVIGGWLVYALIYLGFALAKQGWQVWLFYALYGLYYGLSYGTAKAMIADIVPEAVRGTAYGTYNAVLGILDFPASLIAGLLWDGLPALGFRGFGAPAPFFFGAILALLAALAMWLWKPPAVANLHNVSSESEG, encoded by the coding sequence ATGCATCGCAATATCTGGGCTACCAGCCTGACCAGCTTTTTCATGGACATCTCTACCGAGATGGTGATCAATATCTTACCCTTGTTTTTGTCCAATGTGCTGGGCATCAAGACAAACATCATTGGGTTCATCGAGGGCATCGCCGAAGCGACGTCCAGCCTATTGAAGGTCTTTTCTGGTTGGCTTTCCGACAAACTGCGTCAGAGGAAATGGCTGGCAGTGGCCGGGTATGGCATTTCTGCCGTGGTCAAGCCCTTCTTTTACGTCGCTAACTCCTGGTTGGTCGTAGCGGCGGTACGCTGGGCTGATCGCATTGGCAAGGGCATTCGTACTGCACCACGCGATGCTTTGATTGCAGACTCAGTGCGTGAACAAGACCGTGGCCTAGCTTTTGGCTTGCAACGCGCGGCAGATACCGGTGGCGCCATGGTGGGGATTCTGATTGCCCTTCTGGTTGTTTGGCTCAGCCAGCGATCGCAGGTGGGGTTGACTGCGGCAACGTTTCGCGCGGTCGTGCTGATCAGCATTATCCCCGCGTTTTTGGCAGTGCTGTCCTTGGCACTGGGTGCACAAGACGTAGCGGTGACCAAGCAACAAGAGGCTCCCAAACTTGCTTTTCGCAGTCTGGGCAAGCCGTTCATGGTGTTTATGCTCATCGTGGGGCTGTTTGACCTGGGTAATTCATCGGATGCATTTCTTGTTTTGCGTGCCCAGGAGCGAGGGTTGAACGTCCTAGGTGTCCTTGCTATGCTCGCTACCTTCAATTTGATTTACACCTTGATTTCTGCGCCTGCCGGGTCGTTATCCGACCGCATCGGACGTCGTAGTCTGGTCATCGGTGGCTGGCTAGTCTATGCCCTCATCTATTTGGGCTTCGCGCTGGCCAAGCAAGGCTGGCAGGTGTGGCTGTTCTATGCCTTGTATGGCCTGTACTATGGCTTGAGCTACGGCACGGCAAAAGCGATGATAGCAGATATCGTGCCTGAGGCCGTGCGCGGTACCGCTTACGGCACCTACAACGCAGTTTTGGGCATCTTGGATTTCCCTGCTTCGCTTATTGCAGGGTTGTTGTGGGATGGGTTGCCCGCCCTGGGCTTCCGAGGCTTTGGCGCTCCAGCGCCATTCTTCTTTGGTGCGATCTTGGCTTTGCTTGCTGCTCTCGCTATGTGGTTGTGGAAGCCACCGGCGGTGGCGAACTTACATAATGTGAGCAGCGAAAGCGAGGGATAG
- a CDS encoding YfhO family protein — MLLIALTWCTTTYGLWRLYRRGFLSHDFHNDLLALGVLALATAGFFWRLLFSTNVWMPAGGGDLVSFLYPLYTFAARSFHANDVPLWNPYLYGGAPFAADNQSALFYPINVLLFSLRPNLDYRTMEWLAVAHFYLAGVCAYLGLRYVERQPMKRWAALAGAVAFMFSDLFVTHFGNLNMIACAAWLPLVFCFFWRAMCEKRVAFALGSGVFLGVAALAGHIQPLLYIILALGLCFLYHVYNHRSFGWRVLGQLASLFVLTLAIAFGVSALTLIPGYEMSRLSLRADLTYSEASQYSLPPLALVGIVVPGIFGRGPGGYWGPWPRVEVGYVGILTLFLAGLALLLRRERLTRFLALLALAALFLALGNFTILHGWLYRFVPGFNLVRAPARFIYLLDFALAGLAALGLDALLRPIPHSNRGTWRRILQFSPLLAFSVAAVSLPIAYATLLYSQDKAPEIFARLLAGTSGVVFALLLLGCSVLLLHLRNRRWVSRATLGFVAFTLILFDLASLGAYTELEANDPTTGFQHPAAIAFLKNDPEYYRIDTRTEVWDVWQPNLSLMHGIFDVWGIYNPLVLADYHRYWEGLGSRSSPLYDFLNAKYLIGHKDVVLDWGKFELAFEADPNVNIYRNKNVLPRAFVVHKSESVSDQEAAFAAIHRSGFDPATMVVVEGGETLDPGQVGSSEARIVSYSNNEIQLEAFTSLPGYLVISEVYYPGWQVEVDGQLAELKRANYAFRAVFLTPGAHKVRFYFQPAAWKVGLACSLFTWIASVVLAFRILIVRWRVRG, encoded by the coding sequence TTGCTGCTCATCGCCTTAACCTGGTGCACAACAACATACGGACTCTGGCGGTTATACCGTCGTGGCTTTTTGAGCCACGATTTTCACAACGATCTGTTGGCGCTAGGGGTTTTAGCGCTGGCCACAGCGGGATTTTTCTGGCGTCTTCTCTTCTCAACGAATGTCTGGATGCCTGCAGGCGGAGGTGACCTAGTCTCATTCCTGTACCCTCTCTACACCTTTGCTGCGCGCAGCTTCCACGCTAATGATGTTCCATTATGGAACCCCTATCTGTATGGCGGAGCGCCATTTGCGGCCGATAACCAATCGGCACTCTTCTACCCGATTAATGTACTGCTTTTCTCCCTGCGGCCAAACCTGGACTATCGGACGATGGAATGGTTAGCAGTGGCCCACTTCTATTTGGCTGGAGTTTGTGCCTATTTGGGTCTGCGCTACGTAGAGCGTCAGCCCATGAAGCGCTGGGCAGCGCTGGCAGGTGCAGTAGCGTTCATGTTTTCGGATCTGTTCGTGACTCATTTCGGCAACCTGAATATGATCGCCTGTGCTGCTTGGTTGCCGTTGGTTTTTTGTTTCTTCTGGCGTGCTATGTGCGAAAAGCGGGTTGCGTTTGCGCTGGGCTCGGGGGTTTTCCTGGGCGTTGCAGCATTGGCCGGGCATATTCAGCCCCTCTTGTACATCATCCTGGCTTTGGGGTTATGCTTCCTGTACCATGTCTACAACCACAGAAGTTTTGGGTGGCGTGTTCTAGGGCAATTGGCCTCCCTGTTTGTGCTGACACTGGCAATTGCCTTTGGCGTTTCTGCACTGACATTGATTCCTGGCTATGAGATGTCACGCCTCTCACTGCGCGCAGATCTAACTTACTCAGAAGCAAGTCAGTACTCTCTACCTCCGCTGGCGTTAGTTGGCATCGTGGTCCCGGGCATCTTTGGCCGTGGTCCTGGAGGTTATTGGGGGCCATGGCCGCGCGTGGAAGTGGGCTACGTGGGTATCCTGACCCTCTTTTTAGCAGGCCTGGCTTTGTTGTTGCGCCGTGAGCGGCTAACACGATTCCTGGCTTTGCTCGCATTAGCAGCGCTTTTTCTGGCTTTGGGCAATTTCACTATCCTGCATGGTTGGTTATATCGCTTTGTGCCTGGGTTTAACCTGGTCCGTGCACCCGCCCGCTTTATCTACCTTTTGGATTTCGCCTTGGCTGGTCTAGCTGCACTGGGCTTGGATGCGCTGTTGCGTCCTATTCCCCACTCCAATCGGGGGACCTGGCGCCGCATCCTGCAGTTCTCCCCTTTGCTCGCATTCAGCGTAGCAGCGGTGAGCTTGCCGATTGCCTATGCCACGCTGCTTTATAGCCAGGATAAGGCTCCAGAGATTTTTGCACGCCTTTTGGCTGGCACAAGTGGAGTGGTTTTTGCCCTGCTCCTTCTGGGCTGCAGCGTATTGCTGCTGCATCTGCGCAACAGGCGCTGGGTTAGCCGGGCTACCTTGGGATTTGTTGCTTTCACTTTGATCCTGTTCGACCTCGCGAGCCTGGGCGCTTATACAGAGCTGGAGGCAAACGATCCCACGACAGGCTTCCAGCATCCAGCAGCGATTGCTTTCTTGAAAAACGATCCAGAGTACTATCGCATTGATACGCGCACAGAAGTCTGGGATGTTTGGCAACCCAATCTCAGCCTGATGCATGGCATCTTCGATGTATGGGGCATTTACAACCCCCTAGTCCTGGCTGATTATCATCGCTATTGGGAGGGATTGGGCAGTCGTTCCAGCCCTCTGTACGATTTCCTCAATGCCAAGTACCTCATCGGGCACAAAGATGTCGTCTTGGACTGGGGCAAGTTTGAGTTGGCTTTTGAGGCTGATCCCAACGTGAATATCTACCGGAACAAGAACGTTTTGCCCCGCGCTTTTGTTGTCCACAAATCGGAGTCGGTATCCGATCAAGAAGCGGCTTTTGCTGCGATTCACCGCAGCGGCTTCGATCCTGCCACCATGGTTGTGGTCGAAGGCGGCGAAACACTGGATCCTGGCCAAGTCGGCAGTTCAGAAGCGCGCATCGTGTCATATTCTAACAATGAAATCCAATTGGAGGCTTTTACTTCGTTGCCTGGCTATCTGGTCATAAGCGAGGTCTATTACCCGGGATGGCAAGTGGAAGTGGATGGCCAACTTGCCGAGTTGAAACGCGCCAATTACGCTTTCCGGGCTGTGTTCCTGACACCCGGAGCACACAAAGTGCGGTTCTATTTCCAACCCGCAGCCTGGAAAGTTGGGCTGGCGTGCAGTTTGTTCACCTGGATTGCGTCGGTTGTTCTTGCTTTCAGGATACTGATCGTACGTTGGCGAGTTCGCGGTTAG
- a CDS encoding glycosyltransferase family 39 protein, with the protein MNRILESANTPHSQARYILVLAIILLAAFSLRIWLLGNQNIWWDEGLAIWAVRQGWAQMTLWTASDVHPPVYFWLLWAWVRLAGESEFSARFLSLICGMVTIAALYPLGKFLLGRKVALGSVALLALSRFHIWWSQEMRMYIVATMWGVLSLYTLLRWLQAEGLLGSEKPAEHQRQPMLEGFCYVFTTASGLYTLYLFVSVILIENVFVLYLLFRQTGKNRLFFLSRWLLMQLAILGLFIPWLALALPRMRSWSVATPFNFWVFIQLYATLLTLGISTYVERYTWLVAPFFLIIAVAQLLLRRLPAQEETSKRLIAIAPVAFLLFLFLLIPSLIVYAVTLPRGLFYTPRIEARYLVLFAPAFYLLLSWSLSTLYRQIRWVGVGALVFVTAMFIWTLPGHYVGRYLRDEHQTMVRIIAAYAQPNDAVLLVSGSRYPIFGYYYERLPAGNIRPPVYPLPQQALQINRDNVEQELAPLAASHSRLWLAQVNAPMEDPENLVRDWLDQRYSRILSFGFGHNALILFAPSGTVAEVNLGNLAPQHSLSAPLGEGATLLGYDLPTQQFRPQDMVHLALYYTSDSGMTISVRMVDSQGRILVQHEINLPPAQPVGRQQVDVNIYAYTPPGLYHFEVEGQGTVQHPPVSFGELRVAATKPLPKAGSAPVALFAQLEDGIELLGYGLTDFSGRSVHVLHPGDTVVLDLYWRCRHKTAHNYTIFTHLVGQAYNPATEGPVWAGHDSQPLEEGYPTMQWFVNEIIVDRHLLTLDAQAPAGDYELEVGMYLLETMTRLSVLDAQGQVVGDRVVLGHFQVVSP; encoded by the coding sequence ATGAACAGAATCCTTGAATCGGCGAACACCCCCCACAGTCAAGCACGTTACATTCTAGTTCTGGCAATCATCCTGCTCGCTGCTTTTTCCTTACGCATTTGGCTGCTGGGCAACCAGAATATTTGGTGGGATGAAGGGCTCGCCATTTGGGCTGTGCGCCAGGGGTGGGCACAGATGACGCTTTGGACGGCAAGCGATGTGCATCCACCAGTGTATTTCTGGCTACTGTGGGCATGGGTGCGTTTGGCAGGAGAAAGCGAGTTCTCCGCCCGTTTCCTTTCACTCATTTGCGGGATGGTGACGATAGCCGCATTGTATCCACTGGGCAAATTTCTTCTGGGGCGCAAAGTTGCACTGGGCAGCGTTGCGCTTCTGGCTCTTTCGCGTTTCCACATCTGGTGGTCACAGGAAATGCGCATGTACATTGTGGCGACCATGTGGGGTGTATTGTCCCTCTACACCCTGCTGCGCTGGCTACAGGCAGAGGGCTTGCTGGGGTCCGAAAAGCCCGCTGAGCACCAACGGCAGCCTATGCTGGAGGGTTTCTGTTACGTCTTTACCACGGCGTCTGGCCTTTACACACTCTACCTTTTCGTCAGCGTCATTCTGATTGAGAATGTCTTTGTCCTCTACCTGCTATTCCGTCAGACAGGGAAGAACCGGTTATTCTTTCTCAGTCGCTGGCTCCTGATGCAACTGGCAATATTGGGGTTGTTCATCCCTTGGCTTGCGTTGGCGCTGCCGCGCATGCGCTCGTGGTCAGTGGCCACTCCGTTCAATTTTTGGGTCTTCATCCAGTTGTACGCTACATTGTTGACCTTGGGCATTTCTACCTATGTGGAGCGTTACACGTGGCTGGTCGCGCCGTTCTTTCTCATTATCGCAGTTGCTCAGCTCTTGCTACGACGCTTGCCTGCCCAGGAAGAAACGAGCAAGAGGCTCATAGCAATTGCCCCGGTAGCCTTTTTGCTTTTTCTATTTCTGCTGATCCCCTCTTTGATCGTGTATGCTGTCACATTGCCACGGGGGCTGTTCTACACACCTAGGATCGAAGCCCGCTACCTGGTTCTGTTTGCTCCCGCTTTTTACCTGTTGCTGTCCTGGAGCTTGTCCACCTTGTACCGCCAGATAAGGTGGGTTGGAGTAGGAGCTCTTGTCTTTGTGACTGCAATGTTCATTTGGACATTGCCGGGTCACTACGTGGGGCGCTATTTGCGTGACGAGCATCAGACCATGGTGCGCATTATCGCTGCCTACGCCCAGCCCAATGATGCGGTATTGCTGGTATCTGGCAGCCGTTATCCCATCTTTGGTTACTATTATGAAAGGCTGCCTGCAGGAAATATACGTCCTCCAGTGTACCCCTTGCCCCAACAAGCGCTGCAAATCAACCGTGACAATGTAGAACAAGAACTTGCTCCATTGGCTGCGAGTCATTCTCGATTATGGTTGGCCCAAGTGAACGCTCCGATGGAAGACCCAGAAAATCTAGTGAGGGATTGGCTCGATCAGCGCTACAGCAGGATATTGAGTTTTGGCTTCGGTCACAATGCTCTCATCTTGTTTGCTCCTTCTGGGACAGTGGCCGAGGTGAACCTTGGCAACTTGGCTCCACAGCATTCCCTGAGTGCACCATTGGGGGAAGGGGCAACTTTGCTAGGCTATGACTTGCCCACACAGCAATTTCGACCTCAGGATATGGTACACCTTGCCTTGTACTACACCTCTGATAGCGGGATGACCATTTCCGTGCGCATGGTGGATTCACAGGGGCGTATCTTGGTGCAACACGAAATCAACTTGCCACCCGCACAGCCGGTCGGGCGACAACAAGTGGATGTCAATATCTATGCCTATACACCCCCGGGCCTTTATCACTTCGAGGTTGAGGGACAAGGCACTGTGCAACACCCGCCTGTCTCGTTCGGCGAGTTGCGCGTGGCTGCAACCAAGCCTTTGCCCAAGGCTGGATCAGCACCGGTGGCTCTATTTGCTCAGTTGGAAGATGGCATTGAGCTCCTGGGTTATGGGCTTACTGATTTTTCTGGCAGATCTGTGCATGTCCTTCACCCAGGGGATACTGTTGTTTTGGATCTGTACTGGCGTTGCAGGCATAAGACAGCGCACAATTATACCATATTTACTCACCTGGTCGGCCAAGCGTATAATCCTGCTACGGAGGGCCCTGTCTGGGCTGGACACGATAGCCAGCCGTTAGAGGAAGGTTATCCGACCATGCAATGGTTTGTCAATGAGATAATTGTTGATCGCCATCTGCTCACTCTGGATGCGCAAGCACCTGCAGGAGATTATGAGCTCGAAGTGGGCATGTATCTTCTGGAAACCATGACGCGTTTGTCCGTGCTGGACGCCCAGGGACAAGTGGTGGGTGACCGCGTCGTGCTCGGACATTTCCAAGTCGTGTCGCCGTGA